Part of the Acidimicrobiales bacterium genome, GGGCGATCGGCGATGACGTGGCGCCCACCGTCTCGAGATGTCGGCTGAGCAACGTCGCCCGTTCAGGCCGGACGTTCTCGTGGGTCAGGACCCGGCCGTCACGGAGACCCTCGATGTCGAGGGCCCCGACGATCCCGGTCTGCGTGTGGTTGCCGAAGACGAGTCGATAGGCGTAGTAGGCGGCATGGTCGGAGCGAGCGAATGCGCCGGCGGCGAGGATGCGGCTGAGCGTTTGCGCCCCGAGCCGGAGGAGATCGTCGTCGTCCGCGACCTGGCCGGGGCCGAGGTCGCCGGCCGAGCGGGTGACACCGAAGAAGCTGTAGGGGTCGGCCTCGATGATCGCCCGTCGCTCGGCGGGGGTCTTGGCGTCGTAGGCGCCGGCGACCACACGGCTCGCCCACTCCGGTCGGATCAGCCAGCCCGTGAACGGGGCGAAGAGCGGTCGGGTCATGCGAGGGTGACGGCGACGTTGATCACATGTTCGTGTGACCGGATCTGGTCGAGGATCTCGGCGTCGGGCACGGCGGCGACATCGATCGTCGCGACCGCCGCCTTGGCCCCTGCGAAGACCTTGTTGGACATCGTGGACACGTTGAGATCGGACGCCCGGAGGATGGCGAGCACCGCGGCGAGCACCCCCACGCGGTCCTGGTGCCGGATCGAGATCGTTGCCGCGCGGTCGGGGACGGCCTGCATGTTGACGCAGTTCACCGGCACGCCGCCGGCCCGGTACTCGTCGATCACGTCGATGGTCCCGTCGGCCACCGCCTGCTGGGCCTGCTCGGTCGATGCCCCCACGTGGTGGGTGGCGACCACCGAGGGGTGGCCGGCCAGGGCGGACGTGAACTCGGCGGTGCCCGAGCCGGGTTCGTCGGCGAACACGTCGAGTCCGGCCCGCAGACCGCGTGTCGTCATGGCGTCGATCAGCGCTGCTTCGTCGACGACGTCGCCACGCGAGGTGTTGATCAGGATCGCCCGGTCCCTCATCTTCGCGAGGAACCCGGCGTCGACCATTCCCTTGGTGTCGGCACCGCCCGGGACGTGGAGAGAGACGATGTCGACCGATGACAGGAGTTCATCGAGGGTGGGGACGAAGCGCACGCCCGCCCGCTCGGCTTGTTCGACCGTGGCGGCCGCCCGATCGGGCTTGTCGACGGCGATGACGTCGATGCCGAAGCCCGTGGCCCGTTCGGCCATGGCGAGACCGATGTCGCCCAGGCCGATGATGCCCAGGGACTTCCCGTAGAGGCCGTCGGCCTTGGAATAGGCCGACTTGTTCCACTTGCCGTCGCGAAGATCGGCGGTGGCCGAGGCGATGTGGCGGTCGACCGAGATCAGCAGCCCCATCGCCAGCTCGGCCACGGCGAGCGCATTCTGACCGGGCACGTTGCACACGAAGATGCCGAGCGCGGCGGCCGCTGCCGTGTCGATGGTGTTGGTGCCGGCGCCGGCCCGCACGATCAGTGCGAGTTCATCGGCCGCGGCGAGTGCCTCGGCGGTCACCCGGGTCGAGCGCACGACGAGCACCTCGACCCCGGCGAGTGCCCCGCCCAAGCTGGTTTCGGTCAGCGAAGGGTCGACCAGGACATCGTCACCGGCGGCCTCGAGTCGCGCGACCGCTGACGCCGGTAGTGCATCGGCAAGAAGGATCTTCATCTCGGGCAACTCCTCGGAATCGTCGGGATGACAAGTCGTAGCCCGACTCCGCCGTGGGCGCCACCGGTCGTACGACGAGCCGGAGCCCGGACCCGAGTCAGGAGACGACTGCTCGAGGGCACGGGTCTCAGGCTACGGCTGCGGGAGCGGCTGGATCTGGTTGTGGGTCGCCATCGCTGATCCGTCCGGCCCGAGCAGGGCCTGGGCGCGCAGACCGCGCTTGTGGAACAGCTCCACGAGGTACTCGTCGTGGGCACCGTGGTCCTGGAGAACGAACCGTTCGAGCGCGGCGTCGCCGGCTCGCCAGTCCGTTGGACGTGTGCCGAGCAGCCACGCGAGGTCGTTCAGGTTCTGGTGTTCGAGTTCGGCGGCGATCTCGTCACTGCGCTGGATGTGGCGTGAGAGCCGGAACGCCTTGCGAACCTCGTAGGCCTGGTACTCGTCGTCGACCGTGAGGCTGCGAAGGATCTGCGTCAGCTGTTCCTGGGCGGGGCGAGCACGGGTGGGCTGTGATGCCGGAAGGTCGATCTCGGGCAGGTCGATGCCGATGATCTCGGCGAGTGCCTCGGTGGTGAACAGATCGGTCTCGCGGCACCACTGGAGGTTGGTCATCAGGTCACTACCGGGCGACGGATCGCAGAGCTCCGAGGAGAATGCGAGCCGGTTCGAGAGTGTGAAGGCCACGTGGTGGCGTTGGATCGCCTCGACGTCGATCGTCGTCCCGGACGCCGACTCGTACCAGCCGTAGAGCTCGTCGAAGTCGCCGAATCCACCGATCGTGTCGCGCATGCGGAAGGCCGCAAGATCCATCATCGGGTCGCCGATGTGGCCGAGTTCGAGGTCGAGCAACGCGACGAGGTGGCCGTCGGCGTGATGGAACTGGCCGCTGTCCCACGTGATCGGTGCCTCTCGTCCTCTCGATTCGGGTGGATTGCGACGGAGCCAGGCCAAGCCGAACTCGAGCAGCGGATCGGGGAATCGTTTGGCCCGCCGGTAGCGCTCCTCGTAGCGCGCCATCCCGATGGTTCCGGACTCGGCCGGTGATTCGGCGCGCACGATGCCTGCTTCGACGAACGGATCGACCGGCAGTCGGTGCAGATCGGCGAGGGCGGTCATGTACTCGCGCATCACCGTGGCCCGGACGCGCTCACCGGCACCGAGGAGATAGGGCGCGCCCGGCACCACGTCCATCACGTAGGCGGGTATGTCATCGATCCAGCCGTGGACGGCCGGCACGGGGATGCCGTGGGCGTGGGCGATCTGTTGGAACCGCATCTCGTGGTCAAGTGGGAAGATGAGCTCCATGTCGGTGCGGTCGCCTCGGACCACCACCTCGCCGAG contains:
- a CDS encoding NAD(P)-dependent oxidoreductase — encoded protein: MKILLADALPASAVARLEAAGDDVLVDPSLTETSLGGALAGVEVLVVRSTRVTAEALAAADELALIVRAGAGTNTIDTAAAAALGIFVCNVPGQNALAVAELAMGLLISVDRHIASATADLRDGKWNKSAYSKADGLYGKSLGIIGLGDIGLAMAERATGFGIDVIAVDKPDRAAATVEQAERAGVRFVPTLDELLSSVDIVSLHVPGGADTKGMVDAGFLAKMRDRAILINTSRGDVVDEAALIDAMTTRGLRAGLDVFADEPGSGTAEFTSALAGHPSVVATHHVGASTEQAQQAVADGTIDVIDEYRAGGVPVNCVNMQAVPDRAATISIRHQDRVGVLAAVLAILRASDLNVSTMSNKVFAGAKAAVATIDVAAVPDAEILDQIRSHEHVINVAVTLA
- a CDS encoding phosphotransferase family protein, with the protein product MTDHDQTVRNWVEDELGPVVTLRRQPRWRPVWFATVEGLGEVVVRGDRTDMELIFPLDHEMRFQQIAHAHGIPVPAVHGWIDDIPAYVMDVVPGAPYLLGAGERVRATVMREYMTALADLHRLPVDPFVEAGIVRAESPAESGTIGMARYEERYRRAKRFPDPLLEFGLAWLRRNPPESRGREAPITWDSGQFHHADGHLVALLDLELGHIGDPMMDLAAFRMRDTIGGFGDFDELYGWYESASGTTIDVEAIQRHHVAFTLSNRLAFSSELCDPSPGSDLMTNLQWCRETDLFTTEALAEIIGIDLPEIDLPASQPTRARPAQEQLTQILRSLTVDDEYQAYEVRKAFRLSRHIQRSDEIAAELEHQNLNDLAWLLGTRPTDWRAGDAALERFVLQDHGAHDEYLVELFHKRGLRAQALLGPDGSAMATHNQIQPLPQP